The stretch of DNA CTATTATTTGATTTATTTCTTCATATTTTTCAGGAAAAAGAGGGTTTTCAACTTTTGCCACTGCTTTTACTGCTACTTTTATATAATCTTCATATACTTCAAAATGCACGTAATGTAACTTACCAATCTCCTGTTTAACTTGCCAATCTAAAGGAGGCGCTTCGTGGCTTGTATTCAATTTAGCTCCTCCACCACCTGTTGTTATAAACATTATATCGTCTTTGAAATATCTTTCATAAGCATGAATATGCCCATTTATTACTACATCAACTCCATATTCTTTAAAAATAGGGAGCCAATTTTTGGTGTTGTAATGTCCTTCGGACAAATTCTCTTTCATATTTCCATATTCAGTTGCTGTAGTCCAAAAAGGATGATGAAAAATGACAAAAATAAATTTTTTCTCTTGACTATTTCTTAAATCCTTCTCCAACCAATTCAATTGTTCTTTATACAAAGGGGAATCTTCTAAAACATTAGAATCTAAAATTACAAAATGCGAATTCCCATAATCAAAAGAATACCATCTTTTTGAGTAATCTCCTCCTCCTTTAGGCAAGTTAAAGGCCTTATAATATATTGTGTTATTTCTTTCATGATTTCCGAGTGCCAAATAATAAGGAATTTCTGAACTTAAAGGATACGCCGCTTCAAAAAACTTAGACCAACTTTTTTCGGAAGTTCCTTCTTCTGTATGATCCCCTGGCTTTATCACAAAAGCAGGATTGATTTTATCTTTTACAATCCTTTCAACCACATAGGCATGCCTTTCATCATAAATTTGAGTGTCTCCATAACTTACAAAATCAAAACTTTGTATATCTTCATCAACAGGTTTAGTTTGAAACTCTTTTTCTACGGTCTGTAAAATATTCTCAGTATAAGTATCCTCAACGGTTACTACATACAAGTATGTTTTACCGGGTTTTAGCCCAGAAATTCGGATATTATTGTATTCTAAAGGAATTGAACTTTTAAATTCTGAAAATGAATCTGGATTTTCTTTTAAATAAACTTTTATGTTTACCTTAGAGGGAATAAAAGTTCTAAAGTTTATGGTAATACCTTCTTCAGTTTTATTTGTGAGAAAAGGCATAAAATAAAAATAATTTTCTGAAACGTGGGCTCTTAAAACTTTTTCGTTTAAAATACTTACAGGTTCTGTTTGAAGATTACCAAAATCTACTTTTACATCAAAATCTTCGTCTTTAGCCCCCGGAAGATAGAATAAAGCTTCTCCATCTTTATTAACAAACTGTACTGACTTTATTGTTTTAATTTTGTCTTGTAGCACAACCCTTGTCCCTTGTGATGATTTTCCGTTTGATAGTTCAACCTTTACTTTTATTTTTTCGTAGTCAATTTTAAATTTTTCAAAATAAGCTTTTTCAAGATCTGCCACGCTTTTTTCAACAGTTATAATCCTTTTGAATTCTATAGTTTCAAAAGGATGCACATTAATTATTGAAATAGAAGTCGACATTTTATCGTTAGCGATCAATCTCTCAAAGCTGGGATTTTCTGATAAATAATAACCTAAACTTCCATATTCTTGTTGCAAAAAGAACGCATAGTTATCAGATATTTTTGTCTTAAAGAAATATGGGAATGTTTCAGAGTAATTTAATATTTCATTTATTTGAATTCTTTTATTTGAATCCGTTTTGTTTTTTATTTTGGTTTTTATATGTAAGGTTTTATCTTTCAATAGATATTCTGTGTAGATCTCAAAATCAGTACCCTTAGAAACAAAAGAAATTGAATTTTCCGAAATAGTAGAAATTTCGTTTATTAATTGTACTCCTGATATTACAAATTTATGATTGTTTATAAGAGGATATAAATACTCGTTGTTGGAAATGTTATTCACAAAACCTGCATTATCACCTTTTAATTCTATTTGTACACTCATATTTTGATTAGATAAAATGTAATTATTTATCTCAAGCTCAAGAAACTCTGAATTTACCGAGAAGCTAAAAACTAAGAATAAAACAACAATTGTTACACTAAAAATTTTTTTCATTTTTCTTGCCTCCAAGTTATAATAATAAAATTTATATTATGATATAATTTATTTTGAAAAGTTTATTTAGATTTATATATGAATTAAGCTATCCAAGAAAAGGTTTTTATGTTTTTAGTTTTCTTATATTATATCAACTAATTTGACTCATCTTCATATAGATTTTATAAATGAAGATTTTCGAAAATGATTAAAGATTAAGTAAGGACTTTAGAAATAATAATTTTCTGAAAATAAGTTTTTGAATTTAAAATGGGTCCAGGGCGGAGCCCTCCCCCCTCTTTCACTACACGTAGCGAAGAAGTTAAAGAAATTCATAGTTGGTAAGTATTAGATAAGGACTTTAGAAATGATGATTTTTCAGAAAATAAGTTTTTGAATTTAAAATGGGTCCAGAACGGAGCCCTCCCCCCTCTTTCACTACACGTAGCGAAGAAGTTAAAGAAATTCATAGTTGGTAAGTATTAGATAAGGACTTTAGAAATGATGATTTTTCAGAAAATAAGTTTTTTGAATTTAAAATGGGTCCAGAACGGAGCCCTCCTTCCTCTCTTTCGCTACACGTAGCGAAGAATTTAAGAGAACTCATAATTAGTAAAGATTATATAGGGACTTTAGAAATGATAATTTTTCAGAAAATAAGCATTTGAATTTAAAATGGGTTCAGGGCGGAGCCCTTTCCCCCTTCCTTCGGTAAAAATACCGAAAAAGGTAAAGAAATTAGTAATTAGTAAGGATTAGAAGTGGAGAGGTATTTTATAAAAAGTTAAACGCTGAAATATTTATAAAATGTGAAGTTTAGAATTTTTAAAGTGAGTAAAGATTATAAGTGAGGAGATTTTAGAATTTCTAAAGTGATCATAAAGATTAAGCTATAGGAGGTGCAATTATGGCAAAAAAAAGTAGTTATGCAATAGAAGCAGAAGAAAAAATGAAAAAAACTCTCGAACATTTTGAAGAAGAACTGAGAAAAATTAGAACAGGAAGACCAAGTACTGCTATTTTTGAAGACATAAAAGTAGATTATTATGGTGTTCCAACACCTATAAACCAATTAGCTACTTTAAACATAGGTGAAGAAAGAACCGTAATAATTACACCTTGGGACAAAAAAATGTTGGAACCAATAGAAAAAGCTATCAATGCTTCCAATTTCGGTTTTCATGCTATTAACGATGGAAATGTAATTAGAGTAAAGTTTCCCACTCCAACTTTAGAAGAAAGAAAAAAGTTAGTAAAAGTCGTTAAAAGTATGTTAGAAGAAACGAAAGTTGCTCTTAGAAACATTAGAAGAGATGATATTAAGGTTGTTAAAGATCAAAAAAATAACTCTTCTTTAAGTGAAGACGAAGCAAAGAAAATAGAAGAAGAAATTCAAGATGCTCTTAAACAAATGGAAGAAGCAGCAGAAAAAATTTATGAAAGAAAAGAAAAAGAGATAATGGAGTCTTAAATGGATAACATTTCAATTGATTATTCAAAGTTTCCTTCACATGTTGGAATAATAATGGATGGTAACGGAAGATGGGCGATAAAAAATAATAAAGATAGAAATTATGGGCATCTTAAAGGTGCAGAAACAGCTGAGAAGGTTATAGAATGGTCAAAAAATTTTGGCATTAAATACCTTACATTATACACTTTTTCAGAAGAAAATTGGAAAAGACCAAAAGAAGAAATAGAATTTCTTTTTGATCTATTAGTTCGTTATTTTGAAAGTAATTACGTCAAAATGACACAAAATGGCGTAAAAGTTCGATTCTTAGGTAGAATAAATAAACTTCCTCCAAAAGTGTCACAAGCATGCTTAAAAACTGAACAAATGACTCAAGAAGCTAACAACATTAATTTAATAATGGCTATGAATTATAGTGGAAGACAAGAAATAGTAGATGCAGTTAATAAAATAATTAAAGAAGGAAAAAAAGAAATAACTATCAAAGATATTGAGAAAAATCTATATTTACCAGACGTTCCTTATCCAGACTTAATCATAAGAACTGCGGGTGAAAAGAGATTAAGTAATT from Petrotoga sp. 9PWA.NaAc.5.4 encodes:
- a CDS encoding metallophosphoesterase translates to MKKIFSVTIVVLFLVFSFSVNSEFLELEINNYILSNQNMSVQIELKGDNAGFVNNISNNEYLYPLINNHKFVISGVQLINEISTISENSISFVSKGTDFEIYTEYLLKDKTLHIKTKIKNKTDSNKRIQINEILNYSETFPYFFKTKISDNYAFFLQQEYGSLGYYLSENPSFERLIANDKMSTSISIINVHPFETIEFKRIITVEKSVADLEKAYFEKFKIDYEKIKVKVELSNGKSSQGTRVVLQDKIKTIKSVQFVNKDGEALFYLPGAKDEDFDVKVDFGNLQTEPVSILNEKVLRAHVSENYFYFMPFLTNKTEEGITINFRTFIPSKVNIKVYLKENPDSFSEFKSSIPLEYNNIRISGLKPGKTYLYVVTVEDTYTENILQTVEKEFQTKPVDEDIQSFDFVSYGDTQIYDERHAYVVERIVKDKINPAFVIKPGDHTEEGTSEKSWSKFFEAAYPLSSEIPYYLALGNHERNNTIYYKAFNLPKGGGDYSKRWYSFDYGNSHFVILDSNVLEDSPLYKEQLNWLEKDLRNSQEKKFIFVIFHHPFWTTATEYGNMKENLSEGHYNTKNWLPIFKEYGVDVVINGHIHAYERYFKDDIMFITTGGGGAKLNTSHEAPPLDWQVKQEIGKLHYVHFEVYEDYIKVAVKAVAKVENPLFPEKYEEINQIIDEFYIFEKVYEK
- the frr gene encoding ribosome recycling factor, whose protein sequence is MAKKSSYAIEAEEKMKKTLEHFEEELRKIRTGRPSTAIFEDIKVDYYGVPTPINQLATLNIGEERTVIITPWDKKMLEPIEKAINASNFGFHAINDGNVIRVKFPTPTLEERKKLVKVVKSMLEETKVALRNIRRDDIKVVKDQKNNSSLSEDEAKKIEEEIQDALKQMEEAAEKIYERKEKEIMES
- the uppS gene encoding polyprenyl diphosphate synthase; translated protein: MDNISIDYSKFPSHVGIIMDGNGRWAIKNNKDRNYGHLKGAETAEKVIEWSKNFGIKYLTLYTFSEENWKRPKEEIEFLFDLLVRYFESNYVKMTQNGVKVRFLGRINKLPPKVSQACLKTEQMTQEANNINLIMAMNYSGRQEIVDAVNKIIKEGKKEITIKDIEKNLYLPDVPYPDLIIRTAGEKRLSNFLLWESAYSEFYFTDVLWPDFTYEEYLLSLLDYSKRERRFGGIPIHNPNDGVTPFE